From a region of the Impatiens glandulifera chromosome 4, dImpGla2.1, whole genome shotgun sequence genome:
- the LOC124935067 gene encoding uncharacterized protein LOC124935067: MEFPQNVKEAQLWLLSDILQEEPFYNKRPAPFTDIESLLDQRQKRNVAVSPMNTRPLVPPQPQGFGYPVRQDLMTNNRPSSFTIPSRPEAPYSHQNRVQFPVPIGGYNEHLFRAPVNLKESGAGAGRKSGGTGVFIPTARGKTSARNRPIYKVIKDDATK, from the exons ATGGAATTCCCTCAAAATGTAAAAGAAGCACAGTTATGGCTTCTATCTGATATCCTTCAGGAGGAGCCTTTCTACAACAAGAGGCCTGCTCCATTCACCGACATCGAGTCTTTACTCGACCAGCGTCAGAAACGAAACGTCGCCGTATCGCCAATGAACACAAGGCCTCTAGTTCCACCACAGCCACAG GGTTTCGGTTATCCCGTTCGTCAAGATCTGATGACCAATAATCGTCCGTCAAGTTTCACAATTCCTAGCAGACCGGAGGCTCCTTACTCGCATCAGAACCGTGTCCAATTTCCGGTTCCG aTTGGCGGCTACAATGAACACCTATTTAGGGCACCGGTGAATCTGAAAGAGAGTGGTGCTGGTGCCGGCAGGAAAAGCGGCGGAACTGGCGTGTTCATTCCGACTGCCAGAGGAAAAACTTCTGCTAGAAATCGACCAA TCTACAAAGTAATTAAGGATGATGCTACAAAGTAA